A region of Numida meleagris isolate 19003 breed g44 Domestic line chromosome 26, NumMel1.0, whole genome shotgun sequence DNA encodes the following proteins:
- the MAPT gene encoding microtubule-associated protein tau isoform X18: protein MAEPHQDITGMEDHAAGPERQRIPSAEEAGTGATPSLEDHAAGDAAPAHTENKEKGGAESEEKKPKGQEMRGSTKPGTPRSAAGQAQRNSTNATRIPAKTPTAPKTPPGSGRKEQKKPPPAAAKSEKAREPKKVAVVRTPPKSPASAKSRIQPSAAPMPDLKNVKSKIGSTENLKHQPGGGKVQIINKKLDFSSVQSKCGSKDNIKHIPGGGSVQIVYKPVDLSHVTSKCGSLGNIHHKPGGGQVEVKSEKLDFKDKVQSKIGSLDNISHVPGGGNKKIETHKLTFRENAKAKTDHGAEIVYKSPTISGDASPRRLSNVSSTGSINMVDSPQLATLADEVSASLAKQGL, encoded by the exons ATGGCAGAACCTCACCAGGACATCACCGGCATGGAGGACCACGCAGCCGGCCCGGAGAGGCAGCGCATCCCCTCAg CTGAAGAGGCCGGCACAGGAGCCACCCCCAGCCTCGAGGACCACGCAGCAGGAGACGCTGCTCCAG CTCACactgagaacaaagaaaagggaGGGGCTGAAAGCGAGGAGAAGAAACCCAAG GGCCAGGAGATGAGAGGCAGCACGAAGCCGGGCACACCGCGCTCCGCAGCCGGGCAGGCTCAGAGGAACTCCACCAACGCCACGCGCATCCCAGCAAAAACCCCCACGGCCCCCAAGACCCCTCCTGGCTCTG gcagaaaggagcagaaaaagcCACCCCCTGCAGCAGCGAAGTCTGAGAAAG CCAGGGAGCCCAAGAAGGTGGCCGTGGTTCGCACGCCGCCGAAATCGCCCGCGTCCGCCAAGAGCCGCATCCAGCCGTCGGCCGCTCCCATGCCCGACCTGAAAAATGTCAAGTCCAAAATCGGCTCCACCGAAAACCTGAAGCACCAGCCCGGAGGAGGCAAG GTGCAGATTATTAATAAGAAGCTGGACTTTAGCAGCGTTCAATCCAAGTGTGGCTCAAAGGATAATATCAAACACATCCCAGGAGGAGGCAGT GTTCAGATCGTGTACAAACCAGTGGACCTGAGCCACGTGACATCCAAGTGTGGTTCCCTGGGCAACATCCATCACAAACCAG GTGGTGGCCAAGTGGAGGTGAAATCCGAGAAACTGGACTTCAAAGATAAGGTGCAATCTAAAATCGGGTCCTTAGATAACATCAGCCACGTTCCCggaggaggaaataaaaag ATTGAGACTCACAAGCTGACTTTCCGCGAGAACGCCAAAGCCAAGACCGACCACGGCGCCGAAATCGTCTACAAGTCCCCCACCATCTCCGGGGACGCGTCCCCCCGCCGCCTTAGCAACGTCTCCTCCACCGGCAGCATCAACATGGTGGACTCCCCCCAGCTCGCCACGCTAGCCGACGAAGTGTCCGCTTCGCTGGCCAAGCAGGGCTTGTGA
- the MAPT gene encoding microtubule-associated protein tau isoform X2, whose product MLCVKMPIPLEMRNNRSRLRFVPPLERKVLVLYAGGAAEGGKQGAGWLTCSTWRVSQGGNLTERWQNLTRTSPAWRTTQPARRGSASPQMTFGPLYVTHHAEPFTKTCWFAVMRTNASWTCSVASSGREPHGSRNGRGDSSDSGYPLQIPVDDGSDEPVSETSDAKSTPTTEDATAPLVEEGDQEGQHGEIPEGTTAEEAGTGATPSLEDHAAGDAAPAPGEPSSPKLQPGPQERGGDAIRRGGQPMQQAAGVLQEPLQSQDTKPAATAPTRIEVTIPIPLDMYQGAGPAEDGHELWDRGGGEGVAVGPALGEEPGRDASTTGMAGVGGTDASRAADGPSPSYTGAPLKEDASRWEGEEDRGIDEASQQGLPALAGRRVSPGPETTEEALKEEGESKSRDVPRDTAGEALLVESEARKAEEQEERRLLKGEESHADVTPSEPPDTQTEQTGAGGDSGPLIEAAKPPAGLKDGKEDRDAAPGEVVPDTGECRTPKKKRGAHVADQAVSRVPVLKAHTENKEKGGAESEEKKPKKSSPSTAKPPGDRASTPPHHRHTSSSTAPPKSPSSPAATSKRASSVTPRPASTGTHETKAKGQEMRGSTKPGTPRSAAGQAQRNSTNATRIPAKTPTAPKTPPGSGRKEQKKPPPAAAKSEKGEQPKSGDRSGYSSPGSPGTPGSRSRTPSLPTPPAREPKKVAVVRTPPKSPASAKSRIQPSAAPMPDLKNVKSKIGSTENLKHQPGGGKVQIINKKLDFSSVQSKCGSKDNIKHIPGGGSVQIVNQKLDFSSVQSRCGSKDNIKHIPGGGSVQIVYKPVDLSHVTSKCGSLGNIHHKPGGGQVEVKSEKLDFKDKVQSKIGSLDNISHVPGGGNKKREKGKEDKSRRQAARTPSPDPAGLQALVLEPPTPPESQPPAPHSAGEGSN is encoded by the exons GTAACCTGACTGAGAGATGGCAGAACCTCACCAGGACATCACCGGCATGGAGGACCACGCAGCCGGCCCGGAGAGGCAGCGCATCCCCTCAg ATGACTTTTGGACCATTGTACGTTACGCACCACGCCGAGCCCTTTACAAAGACCTGCTGGTTTGCAGTGATGAGAACGAATGCATCATGGACGTGTTCAGTAGCCAGCTCTGGGAGGGAGCCTCATGGCTCTAGAAATGGCAGAGGGGACAGCAGTGACTCAG GCTATCCCCTTCAGATACCGGTGGATGATGGGTCGGATGAGCCCGTTTCTGAAACATCCGACGCTAAGAGCACCCCAACTACGGAAG ATGCCACAGCACCTTTAGTGGAGGAAGGAGACCAAGAGGGTCAGCACGGGGAGATCCCAGAAGGAACCACAG CTGAAGAGGCCGGCACAGGAGCCACCCCCAGCCTCGAGGACCACGCAGCAGGAGACGCTGCTCCAG CTCCAGGGGAGCCCAGCTCTCCAAAGCTGCAGCCCGGCCCCCAGGAGCGCGGGGGAGATGCAATCCGAAGGGGCGGGCAGCccatgcagcaggcagctggcgTTCTTCAGGAGCCTCTTCAGTCCCAAGACACAAagcctgcagccacagctcccaCCAGGATCGAGGTCACTATCCCCATACCCCTGGATATGTACCAAGGTGCCGGACCGGCTGAAGACGGCCACGAGCTGTGGGATCGTGGGGGTGGAGAAGGCGTCGCTGTGGGTCCGGCACTGGGAGAAGAGCCAGGCCGTGATGCCAGCACCACGGGGATGGCAGGGGTGGGTGGCACGGATGCCTCCCGTGCTGCAGATGGGCCGTCTCCTTCATATACCGGAGCCCCGCTAAAAGAAGATGCCAGCagatgggaaggagaggaggaccGCGGTATTGATGAAGCTTCTCAGCAGGGTTTGCCTGCCCTGGCGGGACGACGTGTTTCTCCAGGACCCGAAACAACCGAGGAAGCTCTtaaagaagaaggagaaagcaagtCCAGAGATGTCCCCAGAGACACAGCGGGAGAGGCGCTCCTTGTTGAATCCGAAGCACGTAAAGCAGAAGAGCAAGAGGAGAGACGGCTGCTGAAGGGGGAAGAATCACACGCAGATGTCACCCCATCTGAGCCTCCTGACACCCAGACAGAGCAGACCGGGGCAGGAGGGGATTCTGGACCCTTAATAGAAGCAGCCAAACCCCCCGCTGGCTTAAAAGATGGCAAGGAAGACAGAGATGCTGCCCCGGGAGAGGTGGTGCCGGATACAGGAGAATGCCGGACGCCCAAGAAGAAGCGTGGTGCCCACGTTGCAGATCAAGCAGTCAGTCGCGTTCCTGTCCTGAAAG CTCACactgagaacaaagaaaagggaGGGGCTGAAAGCGAGGAGAAGAAACCCAAG AAATCCTCACCTTCCACTGCCAAACCCCCAGGCGATAGAGCCTccacccccccccaccaccGACACACCTCCTCTAGCACAGCCCCTCCGAAATcaccctccagccctgcagccacctctAAACGAGCCTCTTCTGTCACACCCCGACCTGCCAGTACAGGAACGCATGAAACTAAGGCCAAG GGCCAGGAGATGAGAGGCAGCACGAAGCCGGGCACACCGCGCTCCGCAGCCGGGCAGGCTCAGAGGAACTCCACCAACGCCACGCGCATCCCAGCAAAAACCCCCACGGCCCCCAAGACCCCTCCTGGCTCTG gcagaaaggagcagaaaaagcCACCCCCTGCAGCAGCGAAGTCTGAGAAAG GTGAGCAGCCCAAGTCTGGAGACAGAAGCGGTTACAGCAGTCCCGGCTCCCCCGGGACTCCCGGCAGCCGTTCCCGCACTCCTTCTCTGCCCACCCCACCAGCCAGGGAGCCCAAGAAGGTGGCCGTGGTTCGCACGCCGCCGAAATCGCCCGCGTCCGCCAAGAGCCGCATCCAGCCGTCGGCCGCTCCCATGCCCGACCTGAAAAATGTCAAGTCCAAAATCGGCTCCACCGAAAACCTGAAGCACCAGCCCGGAGGAGGCAAG GTGCAGATTATTAATAAGAAGCTGGACTTTAGCAGCGTTCAATCCAAGTGTGGCTCAAAGGATAATATCAAACACATCCCAGGAGGAGGCAGT GTGCAGATTGTTAATCAGAAGTTGGACTTTAGCAGCGTTCAATCCAGGTGTGGCTCAAAGGATAATATCAAACACATCCCGGGAGGAGGCAGT GTTCAGATCGTGTACAAACCAGTGGACCTGAGCCACGTGACATCCAAGTGTGGTTCCCTGGGCAACATCCATCACAAACCAG GTGGTGGCCAAGTGGAGGTGAAATCCGAGAAACTGGACTTCAAAGATAAGGTGCAATCTAAAATCGGGTCCTTAGATAACATCAGCCACGTTCCCggaggaggaaataaaaag AGAGAGAAAGGCAAGGAAGACAAGAGCCGGCGCCAGGCTGCTCGGACCCCGAGCCCAGACCCCGCTGGGCTCCAGGCCCTGGTGCTGgaaccccccacccccccggagagccagcccccagccccgcactctgctggggagggcagca ATTGA
- the MAPT gene encoding microtubule-associated protein tau isoform X7: MLCVKMPIPLEMRNNRSRLRFVPPLERKVLVLYAGGAAEGGKQGAGWLTCSTWRVSQGGNLTERWQNLTRTSPAWRTTQPARRGSASPQMTFGPLYVTHHAEPFTKTCWFAVMRTNASWTCSVASSGREPHGSRNGRGDSSDSGYPLQIPVDDGSDEPVSETSDAKSTPTTEDATAPLVEEGDQEGQHGEIPEGTTAEEAGTGATPSLEDHAAGDAAPAPGEPSSPKLQPGPQERGGDAIRRGGQPMQQAAGVLQEPLQSQDTKPAATAPTRIEVTIPIPLDMYQGAGPAEDGHELWDRGGGEGVAVGPALGEEPGRDASTTGMAGVGGTDASRAADGPSPSYTGAPLKEDASRWEGEEDRGIDEASQQGLPALAGRRVSPGPETTEEALKEEGESKSRDVPRDTAGEALLVESEARKAEEQEERRLLKGEESHADVTPSEPPDTQTEQTGAGGDSGPLIEAAKPPAGLKDGKEDRDAAPGEVVPDTGECRTPKKKRGAHVADQAVSRVPVLKAHTENKEKGGAESEEKKPKKSSPSTAKPPGDRASTPPHHRHTSSSTAPPKSPSSPAATSKRASSVTPRPASTGTHETKAKGQEMRGSTKPGTPRSAAGQAQRNSTNATRIPAKTPTAPKTPPGSGRKEQKKPPPAAAKSEKGEQPKSGDRSGYSSPGSPGTPGSRSRTPSLPTPPAREPKKVAVVRTPPKSPASAKSRIQPSAAPMPDLKNVKSKIGSTENLKHQPGGGKVQIINKKLDFSSVQSKCGSKDNIKHIPGGGSVQIVNQKLDFSSVQSRCGSKDNIKHIPGGGSFLWTYISFMFYTRKGSDRVQTSGPEPRDIQVWFPGQHPSQTRWWPSGGEIRETGLQR, encoded by the exons GTAACCTGACTGAGAGATGGCAGAACCTCACCAGGACATCACCGGCATGGAGGACCACGCAGCCGGCCCGGAGAGGCAGCGCATCCCCTCAg ATGACTTTTGGACCATTGTACGTTACGCACCACGCCGAGCCCTTTACAAAGACCTGCTGGTTTGCAGTGATGAGAACGAATGCATCATGGACGTGTTCAGTAGCCAGCTCTGGGAGGGAGCCTCATGGCTCTAGAAATGGCAGAGGGGACAGCAGTGACTCAG GCTATCCCCTTCAGATACCGGTGGATGATGGGTCGGATGAGCCCGTTTCTGAAACATCCGACGCTAAGAGCACCCCAACTACGGAAG ATGCCACAGCACCTTTAGTGGAGGAAGGAGACCAAGAGGGTCAGCACGGGGAGATCCCAGAAGGAACCACAG CTGAAGAGGCCGGCACAGGAGCCACCCCCAGCCTCGAGGACCACGCAGCAGGAGACGCTGCTCCAG CTCCAGGGGAGCCCAGCTCTCCAAAGCTGCAGCCCGGCCCCCAGGAGCGCGGGGGAGATGCAATCCGAAGGGGCGGGCAGCccatgcagcaggcagctggcgTTCTTCAGGAGCCTCTTCAGTCCCAAGACACAAagcctgcagccacagctcccaCCAGGATCGAGGTCACTATCCCCATACCCCTGGATATGTACCAAGGTGCCGGACCGGCTGAAGACGGCCACGAGCTGTGGGATCGTGGGGGTGGAGAAGGCGTCGCTGTGGGTCCGGCACTGGGAGAAGAGCCAGGCCGTGATGCCAGCACCACGGGGATGGCAGGGGTGGGTGGCACGGATGCCTCCCGTGCTGCAGATGGGCCGTCTCCTTCATATACCGGAGCCCCGCTAAAAGAAGATGCCAGCagatgggaaggagaggaggaccGCGGTATTGATGAAGCTTCTCAGCAGGGTTTGCCTGCCCTGGCGGGACGACGTGTTTCTCCAGGACCCGAAACAACCGAGGAAGCTCTtaaagaagaaggagaaagcaagtCCAGAGATGTCCCCAGAGACACAGCGGGAGAGGCGCTCCTTGTTGAATCCGAAGCACGTAAAGCAGAAGAGCAAGAGGAGAGACGGCTGCTGAAGGGGGAAGAATCACACGCAGATGTCACCCCATCTGAGCCTCCTGACACCCAGACAGAGCAGACCGGGGCAGGAGGGGATTCTGGACCCTTAATAGAAGCAGCCAAACCCCCCGCTGGCTTAAAAGATGGCAAGGAAGACAGAGATGCTGCCCCGGGAGAGGTGGTGCCGGATACAGGAGAATGCCGGACGCCCAAGAAGAAGCGTGGTGCCCACGTTGCAGATCAAGCAGTCAGTCGCGTTCCTGTCCTGAAAG CTCACactgagaacaaagaaaagggaGGGGCTGAAAGCGAGGAGAAGAAACCCAAG AAATCCTCACCTTCCACTGCCAAACCCCCAGGCGATAGAGCCTccacccccccccaccaccGACACACCTCCTCTAGCACAGCCCCTCCGAAATcaccctccagccctgcagccacctctAAACGAGCCTCTTCTGTCACACCCCGACCTGCCAGTACAGGAACGCATGAAACTAAGGCCAAG GGCCAGGAGATGAGAGGCAGCACGAAGCCGGGCACACCGCGCTCCGCAGCCGGGCAGGCTCAGAGGAACTCCACCAACGCCACGCGCATCCCAGCAAAAACCCCCACGGCCCCCAAGACCCCTCCTGGCTCTG gcagaaaggagcagaaaaagcCACCCCCTGCAGCAGCGAAGTCTGAGAAAG GTGAGCAGCCCAAGTCTGGAGACAGAAGCGGTTACAGCAGTCCCGGCTCCCCCGGGACTCCCGGCAGCCGTTCCCGCACTCCTTCTCTGCCCACCCCACCAGCCAGGGAGCCCAAGAAGGTGGCCGTGGTTCGCACGCCGCCGAAATCGCCCGCGTCCGCCAAGAGCCGCATCCAGCCGTCGGCCGCTCCCATGCCCGACCTGAAAAATGTCAAGTCCAAAATCGGCTCCACCGAAAACCTGAAGCACCAGCCCGGAGGAGGCAAG GTGCAGATTATTAATAAGAAGCTGGACTTTAGCAGCGTTCAATCCAAGTGTGGCTCAAAGGATAATATCAAACACATCCCAGGAGGAGGCAGT GTGCAGATTGTTAATCAGAAGTTGGACTTTAGCAGCGTTCAATCCAGGTGTGGCTCAAAGGATAATATCAAACACATCCCGGGAGGAGGCAGT tttttgtgGACATACATAAGCTTTATGTTTTACACCagaaaag GTTCAGATCGTGTACAAACCAGTGGACCTGAGCCACGTGACATCCAAGTGTGGTTCCCTGGGCAACATCCATCACAAACCAG GTGGTGGCCAAGTGGAGGTGAAATCCGAGAAACTGGACTTCAAAGATAA
- the MAPT gene encoding microtubule-associated protein tau isoform X8 → MLCVKMPIPLEMRNNRSRLRFVPPLERKVLVLYAGGAAEGGKQGAGWLTCSTWRVSQGGNLTERWQNLTRTSPAWRTTQPARRGSASPQMTFGPLYVTHHAEPFTKTCWFAVMRTNASWTCSVASSGREPHGSRNGRGDSSDSGYPLQIPVDDGSDEPVSETSDAKSTPTTEDATAPLVEEGDQEGQHGEIPEGTTAEEAGTGATPSLEDHAAGDAAPAPGEPSSPKLQPGPQERGGDAIRRGGQPMQQAAGVLQEPLQSQDTKPAATAPTRIEVTIPIPLDMYQGAGPAEDGHELWDRGGGEGVAVGPALGEEPGRDASTTGMAGVGGTDASRAADGPSPSYTGAPLKEDASRWEGEEDRGIDEASQQGLPALAGRRVSPGPETTEEALKEEGESKSRDVPRDTAGEALLVESEARKAEEQEERRLLKGEESHADVTPSEPPDTQTEQTGAGGDSGPLIEAAKPPAGLKDGKEDRDAAPGEVVPDTGECRTPKKKRGAHVADQAVSRVPVLKAHTENKEKGGAESEEKKPKKSSPSTAKPPGDRASTPPHHRHTSSSTAPPKSPSSPAATSKRASSVTPRPASTGTHETKAKGQEMRGSTKPGTPRSAAGQAQRNSTNATRIPAKTPTAPKTPPGSGRKEQKKPPPAAAKSEKGEQPKSGDRSGYSSPGSPGTPGSRSRTPSLPTPPAREPKKVAVVRTPPKSPASAKSRIQPSAAPMPDLKNVKSKIGSTENLKHQPGGGKVQIINKKLDFSSVQSKCGSKDNIKHIPGGGSFLWTYISFMFYTRKGSDRVQTSGPEPRDIQVWFPGQHPSQTRWWPSGGEIRETGLQR, encoded by the exons GTAACCTGACTGAGAGATGGCAGAACCTCACCAGGACATCACCGGCATGGAGGACCACGCAGCCGGCCCGGAGAGGCAGCGCATCCCCTCAg ATGACTTTTGGACCATTGTACGTTACGCACCACGCCGAGCCCTTTACAAAGACCTGCTGGTTTGCAGTGATGAGAACGAATGCATCATGGACGTGTTCAGTAGCCAGCTCTGGGAGGGAGCCTCATGGCTCTAGAAATGGCAGAGGGGACAGCAGTGACTCAG GCTATCCCCTTCAGATACCGGTGGATGATGGGTCGGATGAGCCCGTTTCTGAAACATCCGACGCTAAGAGCACCCCAACTACGGAAG ATGCCACAGCACCTTTAGTGGAGGAAGGAGACCAAGAGGGTCAGCACGGGGAGATCCCAGAAGGAACCACAG CTGAAGAGGCCGGCACAGGAGCCACCCCCAGCCTCGAGGACCACGCAGCAGGAGACGCTGCTCCAG CTCCAGGGGAGCCCAGCTCTCCAAAGCTGCAGCCCGGCCCCCAGGAGCGCGGGGGAGATGCAATCCGAAGGGGCGGGCAGCccatgcagcaggcagctggcgTTCTTCAGGAGCCTCTTCAGTCCCAAGACACAAagcctgcagccacagctcccaCCAGGATCGAGGTCACTATCCCCATACCCCTGGATATGTACCAAGGTGCCGGACCGGCTGAAGACGGCCACGAGCTGTGGGATCGTGGGGGTGGAGAAGGCGTCGCTGTGGGTCCGGCACTGGGAGAAGAGCCAGGCCGTGATGCCAGCACCACGGGGATGGCAGGGGTGGGTGGCACGGATGCCTCCCGTGCTGCAGATGGGCCGTCTCCTTCATATACCGGAGCCCCGCTAAAAGAAGATGCCAGCagatgggaaggagaggaggaccGCGGTATTGATGAAGCTTCTCAGCAGGGTTTGCCTGCCCTGGCGGGACGACGTGTTTCTCCAGGACCCGAAACAACCGAGGAAGCTCTtaaagaagaaggagaaagcaagtCCAGAGATGTCCCCAGAGACACAGCGGGAGAGGCGCTCCTTGTTGAATCCGAAGCACGTAAAGCAGAAGAGCAAGAGGAGAGACGGCTGCTGAAGGGGGAAGAATCACACGCAGATGTCACCCCATCTGAGCCTCCTGACACCCAGACAGAGCAGACCGGGGCAGGAGGGGATTCTGGACCCTTAATAGAAGCAGCCAAACCCCCCGCTGGCTTAAAAGATGGCAAGGAAGACAGAGATGCTGCCCCGGGAGAGGTGGTGCCGGATACAGGAGAATGCCGGACGCCCAAGAAGAAGCGTGGTGCCCACGTTGCAGATCAAGCAGTCAGTCGCGTTCCTGTCCTGAAAG CTCACactgagaacaaagaaaagggaGGGGCTGAAAGCGAGGAGAAGAAACCCAAG AAATCCTCACCTTCCACTGCCAAACCCCCAGGCGATAGAGCCTccacccccccccaccaccGACACACCTCCTCTAGCACAGCCCCTCCGAAATcaccctccagccctgcagccacctctAAACGAGCCTCTTCTGTCACACCCCGACCTGCCAGTACAGGAACGCATGAAACTAAGGCCAAG GGCCAGGAGATGAGAGGCAGCACGAAGCCGGGCACACCGCGCTCCGCAGCCGGGCAGGCTCAGAGGAACTCCACCAACGCCACGCGCATCCCAGCAAAAACCCCCACGGCCCCCAAGACCCCTCCTGGCTCTG gcagaaaggagcagaaaaagcCACCCCCTGCAGCAGCGAAGTCTGAGAAAG GTGAGCAGCCCAAGTCTGGAGACAGAAGCGGTTACAGCAGTCCCGGCTCCCCCGGGACTCCCGGCAGCCGTTCCCGCACTCCTTCTCTGCCCACCCCACCAGCCAGGGAGCCCAAGAAGGTGGCCGTGGTTCGCACGCCGCCGAAATCGCCCGCGTCCGCCAAGAGCCGCATCCAGCCGTCGGCCGCTCCCATGCCCGACCTGAAAAATGTCAAGTCCAAAATCGGCTCCACCGAAAACCTGAAGCACCAGCCCGGAGGAGGCAAG GTGCAGATTATTAATAAGAAGCTGGACTTTAGCAGCGTTCAATCCAAGTGTGGCTCAAAGGATAATATCAAACACATCCCAGGAGGAGGCAGT tttttgtgGACATACATAAGCTTTATGTTTTACACCagaaaag GTTCAGATCGTGTACAAACCAGTGGACCTGAGCCACGTGACATCCAAGTGTGGTTCCCTGGGCAACATCCATCACAAACCAG GTGGTGGCCAAGTGGAGGTGAAATCCGAGAAACTGGACTTCAAAGATAA